The following are encoded in a window of Amaranthus tricolor cultivar Red isolate AtriRed21 chromosome 2, ASM2621246v1, whole genome shotgun sequence genomic DNA:
- the LOC130806414 gene encoding stromal cell-derived factor 2-like protein encodes MALCFFALAIFLFLSLDSDFYASSVSAASKNDGVEVTYGSVVKLMHERTKFRLHSHDVPYGSGSGQQSVTGFPNVDDANSYWVVKPIPDTSVKQGDTIKSGTIIRLQHMKTRKWLHSHLHASPISGNLEVSCFGGDTTSDTGDHWKLEIEGKGKIWRQDQKVRLQHVDTKGYLHSHDKKYQRIAGGQQEVCGVKEKGRDNIWLAAEGVYLPSNDGKTESS; translated from the exons ATGGCGTTGTGTTTCTTTGCCCTTGCTATTTTTCTATTTCTCTCGCTTGATTCCGATTTCTATGCTTCTTCTGTCTCCGCTGCTTCTAAAAATGATGGCGTTGAG GTTACATATGGGTCAGTCGTCAAATTGATGCATGAGCGGACTAAGTTTAGGCTGCACTCACATGATGTACCTTATGGTTCTGGAAGTGGCCAGCAATCTGTTACAGGTTTTCCTAATGTTGATGATGCTAATAGCTACTGG GTTGTAAAGCCTATTCCTGACACGTCTGTAAAGCAAGGGGACACTATTAAAAGTGGAACGATTATCCGCTTACAACACATGAAGACTCGTAAATGGTTACACAGTCACTTGCATGCATCTCCTATCTCAGGAAACTTAGAG GTAAGCTGTTTTGGAGGAGATACAACCTCAGATACTGGTGATCACTGGAA GCTTGAGATTgagggaaaagggaaaatctGGAGGCAAGATCAGAAGGTCAGGCTTCAACATGTCGACACCAAAGGGTATCTGCACAGTCATGACAAGAAATACCAACGTATAGCTGGTGGTCAGCAGGAG GTTTGTGGTGTCAAAGAGAAGGGCCGAGACAACATTTGGCTGGCAGCAGAGGGTGTTTACCTTCCATCTAACGATGGAAAGACCGAGTCATCTTAG
- the LOC130806408 gene encoding probable CCR4-associated factor 1 homolog 7, which translates to MSVLPNNDSVLIREVWSDNLEKEFSLIRDIVDNYPFVAMDTEFPGIVLRPVGNFKNSSDFHYRTLKENVDMLKLIQIGLTFSDEHGNLPTCGTDKLCIWQFNFREFNINEDVFASDSIELLRQSGINFNMNDEKGIDAKRFGELLMSSGVVLNDNVHWVTFHSGYDFGYLLKLLTCRELPETQQEFFDLIKTYFPTVYDIKHLMKFCNSLHGGLNKLAELLEVERIGVCHQAGSDSLLTSCTFMKLKESFFSGSLERYAGVLYGLGFDNS; encoded by the coding sequence ATGTCGGTTCTTCCGAATAATGATTCAGTTCTTATTAGGGAGGTTTGGAGTGATAATCTCGAAAAGGAATTTTCATTAATCCGTGATATAGTGGATAATTACCCTTTTGTAGCTATGGATACTGAGTTTCCTGGGATTGTTCTTCGTCCTGTTGGTAATTTTAAGAATAGTAGTGATTTTCATTACAGAACTCTTAAAGAGAATGTCGATATGTTGAAATTGATTCAAATTGGCCTTACGTTTTCTGATGAACATGGGAATTTACCCACTTGTGGAACTGATAAACTTTGTATTTGGCAATTCAATTTCCGTGAATTCAATATCAATGAGGATGTCTTTGCCAGTGATTCTATTGAGCTTCTGCGCCAGAGTGGGATTAATTTTAACATGAATGATGAAAAGGGTATTGATGCCAAGAGATTTGGGGAGCTTTTGATGTCATCTGGGGTTGTTTTGAATGATAATGTTCATTGGGTTACTTTCCATAGTGGTTATGATTTTGGTTATTTGCTTAAGCTCTTGACATGTCGAGAACTTCCTGAGACACAACAGGAGTTCTTTGATCTTATCAAGACTTACTTTCCGACTGTTTATGACATCAAGCATTTGATGAAGTTCTGTAACAGCTTACATGGTGGGTTGAACAAGCTAGCCGAGTTGTTGGAAGTTGAGAGGATTGGTGTGTGTCATCAGGCTGGTTCAGATAGTTTGCTTACTTCCTGTACATTCATGAAATTGAAGGAGAGTTTCTTTAGTGGATCATTGGAGAGATATGCTGGTGTTTTGTATGGATTAGGTTTTGATAATAGCTAA